TAGCCTTTGTTAGAAACACGTTTTAACTTTTTACCATCAAAATATGCACCTGTTATCGATGAAACTTTTTCTGATAAAGCCAAATAGTATCCCGTTTCAATGCCTTGGTCTACATCTTTAGACATGGCTTTCATAAATCGACCAAAAAATGATTTCTGTACTTTTTGATCACTAGAGTCCATGCCAAGATTAGTAGAAATAAGACCTGGATGGTACGTATTCACCGTAATATTTGAACCCTCTCTCTGAAACTGTTGTGCAAGGTAACGCGTTAACCAGATCGTGTAGAGCTTCGCATTGTTATAAGCAAGACCTGGACTATATTTCTTTTCAAATCCAAAGTCCAAATCTCTTACCTTTGCAAAATGATGCATATATGAGGATGTGTTAATAATACGACCTGTTGATGCATTCTCTAATAACGGACGAAGTTCTGTAGCTAAAATATATGGAACTTGTACTGACAACATAAATGTCAATTCGATATTCTCAGCCGTCGCCGTACGTTCAGTTCCTGCATAAAGCCCGGCATTGTTAAAGAGTACATCAATCTTGTCAAAGTCATTTTTAATATGATTAACAAAGTCATATACTTCATCCATTTTAGAAAAATCAGCGCGATAAGCAGTCACAGTACCTTGGGGAGATAATGCCTTAATCTCAGATAAAGTTGCTTCCAATTTCTTAGGGTTTCTACCGTGAATAATCAATTGATGACCCTCTGCTGCAAGTTTTTTAGCTAAATGCTTACCAATTCCATCTGTTGAACCAGTTATAATAATCGTCTTCATTTCTTTATTCTCCTAAAAAATTAATCAATTCTTGTGAAAATGCTTCTGCATATTGAAAAATTGAGCCATGTCCTGTATTAGGGTAGATAATGACACTACTATCCTTAATCTTATCGTTCATATGATATGAATTGACTGTTGGCACTTGCATATCGTGATCTCCATTAACAATTAAAGTAGGCTGTGTAATATACTGTAAATCATCCTTTTCAGACTTACCCCAACGTTTAATGGCTTTTAATTGTGTTAAGAAACCAGGTACATTCATCTCTTTATCAGTGAATGCTTTAGAACGTTCTCCCATACGATTAAGGACTTTATCAGCTTCTCGTCCACCTTCTTCATCATGGTTGTAGAAAATATAACGTTTCGGATCTACTTTCTTAATAGCAGCTTTGATCATAAATTTAAATGTTTTACCAGTGACCTTATCCACTTCCATGCCACCACGTGGTGCTGTATCAGCTAGAATCAAACGATGAACCAGTTGACTGTTCGCTCTGATTATTTCCTGGGCAATCATGCCACCCATAGATAATCCAAGTAAATTAATCTTGTCGTATCCCAACGCTCGAATGATTTCGATTGTCTGCACAGCCATACCTGGAATTGTATCTGCTACCTTACCTTCACTGGCTCCCACACCTGGCAAGTCAAGCACAATAACATGATGTTTTTCAGAAATTAAATCTAATAACTTAGGATCCCAGTTATCAAGTGTTGCAGCAAGATGAACGAGCATCACAATCGGTAAGTCTGACTTACCCTTCCCTACTTCACGATAAGCAATCTGATTCCCATTAACAGTGATATAACTATTTTTTGTTGTAATATATGACATAATATTTCTCCTTTTATTGTTCTTGTATTCGATACAAGAACATGTTATTTGAATTAAAATCTGACTTACTGACAAGTCAGATTCGTGGTCTTTTGGCTGTTTTATAAAGATTATCAATCACATCGTCAAGTGTCTGACGAGATAGTTCTTCTTCCAACTGTTGCTCAATATTTGAAAAGATAGGCTTTATTGCCCCCTCCATGTGCTGACCAACTGGACAATTTTGATTAATATTTTGTGGAATTTCAAAAAGTGTAATCTTGTTAATTTCTTGAGTGGCAAAGTATATCTCAAGTAAAGACATCTGTTCTGGCGACTTGCTTAATTGATATCCAGAGCGTCCTTGTTGCGATTGAATAAGCGCTGCATTTTTCAAAAGGACGATTACTTTACGAATATAACTCGGATTTGTTCCAACACTCTCTGCTAAAGTCTGAGAACTCAACGTTTCTTCACTCTCACTAATCATAGCTAAAATATGCAAAGCCACTGTAAATTTAGTGTCCATATGTGTCCCCTCAATCAACTTGTATTTGATACAAGAACAAGTTTATCATGTTCTATACGTGATAACAAGTCTTTTGTTTTATAGTCTCTTACCATCTAAAACAAACGGTAAAGTTTC
This region of Staphylococcus sp. IVB6240 genomic DNA includes:
- a CDS encoding SDR family NAD(P)-dependent oxidoreductase; translated protein: MKTIIITGSTDGIGKHLAKKLAAEGHQLIIHGRNPKKLEATLSEIKALSPQGTVTAYRADFSKMDEVYDFVNHIKNDFDKIDVLFNNAGLYAGTERTATAENIELTFMLSVQVPYILATELRPLLENASTGRIINTSSYMHHFAKVRDLDFGFEKKYSPGLAYNNAKLYTIWLTRYLAQQFQREGSNITVNTYHPGLISTNLGMDSSDQKVQKSFFGRFMKAMSKDVDQGIETGYYLALSEKVSSITGAYFDGKKLKRVSNKGYNDVKAKKLIDYCDQVIAAYRKGLL
- a CDS encoding alpha/beta hydrolase, producing MSYITTKNSYITVNGNQIAYREVGKGKSDLPIVMLVHLAATLDNWDPKLLDLISEKHHVIVLDLPGVGASEGKVADTIPGMAVQTIEIIRALGYDKINLLGLSMGGMIAQEIIRANSQLVHRLILADTAPRGGMEVDKVTGKTFKFMIKAAIKKVDPKRYIFYNHDEEGGREADKVLNRMGERSKAFTDKEMNVPGFLTQLKAIKRWGKSEKDDLQYITQPTLIVNGDHDMQVPTVNSYHMNDKIKDSSVIIYPNTGHGSIFQYAEAFSQELINFLGE
- a CDS encoding Rrf2 family transcriptional regulator, yielding MDTKFTVALHILAMISESEETLSSQTLAESVGTNPSYIRKVIVLLKNAALIQSQQGRSGYQLSKSPEQMSLLEIYFATQEINKITLFEIPQNINQNCPVGQHMEGAIKPIFSNIEQQLEEELSRQTLDDVIDNLYKTAKRPRI